Proteins encoded in a region of the Populus nigra chromosome 3, ddPopNigr1.1, whole genome shotgun sequence genome:
- the LOC133689140 gene encoding peroxidase 25-like: MEGLWLVVLVIFVMALSVQSQLKTGFYSTSCSKAEAIVRSTVESYFKKDPTIAAGLLRLHFHDCFVQGCDGSVLIAGSSAERNALPNLGLRGFEVIDDAKSQIEALCPGVVSCADILALAARDAVDLSDGPSWSVPTGRRDGRVSLSSQASNLPSPLDTVAAQKQKFADKGLDDHDLVTLVGAHTIGQTHCQFIRYRLYNFTTTGNADPTINQSFLPQLQALCPKNGDGTKPVPLDKDSQADFDTSFFKNVRDGNGVLESDQRLWDDAATRDVVKKYAGTIRGLLGLRFDIEFRQAMVKMSSIEAKTGTDGEIRKVCSKFN; encoded by the exons ATGGAAGGATTATGGCTGGTTGTTTTGGTGATTTTTGTAATGGCTTTGTCTGTGCAAAGCCAATTGAAAACAGGGTTTTATTCTACTTCATGTTCGAAAGCTGAGGCCATTGTTAGGTCCACTGTTGAATCTTACTTCAAAAAAGATCCCACCATTGCTGCTGGATTGCTCAGGCTTCATTTTCATGACTGCTTTGTCCAG GGCTGCGATGGTTCAGTATTGATTGCGGGGTCTTCTGCCGAGAGAAATGCCTTGCCGAATCTTGGATTAAGAGGTTTTGAAGTAATTGATGATGCTAAATCACAGATTGAGGCCTTATGCCCTGGGGTGGTCTCATGTGCTGACATACTAGCTTTGGCTGCTCGTGATGCTGTGGACTTG AGTGATGGTCCAAGTTGGTCAGTCCCAACAGGTAGAAGAGATGGCAGGGTCTCTTTATCATCCCAGGCCTCAAATTTACCTTCACCTCTAGACACCGTAGCTGCCCAGAAGCAAAAATTTGCTGATAAAGGACTGGACGATCACGATCTCGTAACCCTCGTCG GGGCACATACCATTGGCCAAACGCACTGTCAATTCATTCGATATCGCCTATACAACTTCACAACAACAGGCAACGCAGACCCGACAATAAACCAATCATTCCTACCACAACTTCAAGCTCTATGTCCCAAAAATGGCGATGGCACAAAACCAGTTCCATTAGACAAAGATAGCCAGGCAGATTTTGATACAAGCTTCTTCAAGAACGTACGTGATGGCAATGGAGTTTTGGAGTCGGACCAGAGACTTTGGGATGACGCTGCAACACGTGATGTTGTGAAAAAATATGCTGGCACCATAAGAGGATTACTGGGACTTAGGTTTGATATTGAGTTTAGGCAAGCTATGGTTAAAATGAGTAGCATTGAAGCGAAAACTGGGACTGATGGAGAGATAAGAAAAGTCTGTTCAAAGTTCAATTAA
- the LOC133688840 gene encoding SPX domain-containing protein 1-like produces the protein MKFGKSLSNQIEETLPEWRDKFLSYKELKKRLKLIEPNNNTSKNNGDSRPMKKPRLSAASADAGGGDCTDGGGADSKEVNMTREEIDFIKLLEDELEKFNSFFVEKEEEYIIRLKELQDSVAKAKNSNEEMIIIRKEIVDFHGEMVLLENYSALNYTGLVKILKKYDKRTGALIRLPFIQRVLRQPFFTTDLLYKLVKECEAMLDRLFPLREPPSSFEAADGDDLCDPSTSSTTTISFPKELAEIELMESSYMKSTISALRVLKEIRSKSSTVSVFSLPPLQMSGLEDTWKKVPILEQEAK, from the exons ATGAAATTCGGAAAAAGCTTAAGCAATCAGATTGAAGAAACATTACCTGAATGGAGAGACAAGTTTCTCTCTTACAAAGAACTCAAGAAAAGATTGAAACTCATCGAACCAAACAACAACACAAGCAAGAACAATGGAGACTCCCGGCCAATGAAAAAACCGAGATTGTCTGCCGCCTCTGCTGATGCTGGTGGTGGTGATTGTACGGACGGTGGTGGAGCAGATAGCAAGGAAGTAAATATGACAAGGGAAGAGATTGATTTTATTAAGCTGTTAGAAGATGAGCTTGAGAAGTTTAACagtttttttgttgagaaagaagaagagtacATCATCAGATTAAag GAGTTGCAAGATAGTGTGGCAAAGGCAAAGAATTCCAATGAAGAGATGATAATAATTAGGAAGGAGATCGTAGATTTCCATGGAGAGATGGTTTTGCTGGAGAATTATAGTGCTCTGAACTATACAG GACTGGTAAAAATACTGAAGAAATATGATAAAAGAACTGGTGCTCTCATTCGCTTGCCCTTCATCCAGAGGGTTTTGCGACAGCCTTTCTTCACCACTGATTTGCTCTACAAGCTTGTTAAAGAATGCGAGGCAATGCTAGACCGCCTTTTCCCATTGAGAGAACCACCATCTTCTTTTGAAGCAGCCGACGGGGATGACTTATGTGATCCTTCAACCTCTTCGACTACCACAATCAGTTTCCCCAAGGAACTTGCAGAGATTGAACTTATGGAGAGTTCATATATGAAGAGCACAATATCAGCATTGCGGGTTCTGAAGGAAATTCGAAGCAAAAGTTCCACTGTTAGTGTTTTTTCATTGCCACCACTTCAAATGAGTGGTTTGGAAGATACTTGGAAAAAGGTTCCTATACTGGAACAAGAAGCCAAGTAG
- the LOC133690233 gene encoding ethylene-responsive transcription factor WIN1-like — translation MVPSKKFRGVRQRRWGSWVSEIRHPLLKRRVWLGTFETAEEAARAYDQAAILMSGRNAKTNFPMPQTSNEDDPKSSDHQPSLTTPPNGLSQILHAKLRKCSKAPSPSMTCLRLDTENSIGVWQKRAGQRSDSNWVMTVQLGKRDESQVSKSALPLPDQSPGGISGPEWREEMDKEERVALQMVEELLNRNCPSPPFGVQDHEDGSFFL, via the exons atgGTGCCATCAAAAAAGTTCAGGGGGGTGAGGCAGCGACGTTGGGGTTCTTGGGTTTCTGAAATTAGACACCCTTTATT GAAGAGGAGGGTATGGCTAGGAACTTTTGAAACAGCAGAAGAGGCGGCTAGGGCCTATGATCAAGCTGCAATCTTGATGAGTGGCCGTAATGCGAAAACTAACTTTCCCATGCCTCAAACTTCGAATGAAGATGACCCAAAATCAAGTGATCATCAACCTTCACTCACAACACCACCAAATGGTTTGTCCCAGATCCTCCATGCCAAGCTAAGAAAGTGCAGCAAGGCACCATCACCATCAATGACTTGTTTGAGGCTTGACACTGAGAATTCCATTGGGGTTTGGCAAAAGCGTGCTGGTCAGCGGTCTGACTCAAATTGGGTCATGACAGTGCAGCTTGGAAAGAGAGATGAGAGCCAAGTTTCTAAGAGTGCATTGCCATTGCCTGATCAGTCTCCAGGAGGGATATCAGGACCAGAATGGAGAGAAGAAATGGATAAAGAAGAGAGAGTGGCACTGCAAATGGTTGAAGAGCTTCTTAACAGGAACTGTCCTAGCCCTCCTTTTGGGGTTCAAGATCATGAAGATGGCAGCTTTTTTCTTTAG